A single region of the Penaeus monodon isolate SGIC_2016 chromosome 18, NSTDA_Pmon_1, whole genome shotgun sequence genome encodes:
- the LOC119584701 gene encoding protein NCBP2AS2 homolog, whose product MLVFSDEQEAELAMVLRYLLSRILNNPQVIEKLSESYPIRRAAQITAYALQRGKVAASEALDSEASKRLQQFRQDFTQEIKEGFKKIEEENKTKNMPEGAANTVQTDAEKSTEEKKPKCKACCACPETKRERDACIIENGEENCTELIEAHKKPETKILEINVSLGYDW is encoded by the exons ATGTTAGTGTTCTCTGATGAGCAAG AAGCTGAACTTGCTATGGTTTTACGGTATCTCCTAAGCCGGATCCTCAACAACCCCCAAGTTATTGAGAAACTTTCTGAGTCCTATCCCATCCGCCGTGCAGCCCAAATCACTGCTTATGCCCTGCAACGTGGAAAGGTAGCAGCGTCGGAAGCACTTGACTCGGAAGCAAGCAAGCGTCTGCAGCAGTTTCGCCAGGATTTCACACAGGAGATAAAAGAAGGCTTCAAGAAAATTGAGGAGGAAAACAAAACCAAGAA CATGCCTGAGGGAGCTGCAAACACTGTACAGACCGATGCTGAAAAGTCGACTGAGGAGAAGAAGCCCAAGTGCAAGGCTTGTTGTGCATGTCCAGAAACCAAGAGGGAACGGGACGCCTGCATCATAGAGAATGGCGAGGAGAATTGCACAGAACTCATAGAGGCTCATAAAAA gcCTGAAACAAAAATCCTAGAAATCAACGTGAGTCTTGGGTATGATtggtaa
- the LOC119584395 gene encoding barrier-to-autointegration factor-like, with protein sequence MTTTSQKHTLFVAEPMGDKPVTELAGIGEVLGKRLENRGFDKAYVVLGQFLVLKKNRELFLEWLQDLVAANSNQASECYQCLADWCSEFL encoded by the coding sequence atgacaacaacatcGCAGAAGCACACACTCTTTGTGGCAGAGCCGATGGGGGACAAACCTGTGACTGAACTGGCAGGCATTGGTGAAGTCCTGGGCAAACGGCTGGAAAACAGGGGATTTGACAAGGCTTATGTTGTCCTTGGGCAGTTCCTTGTACTGAAGAAGAACCGGGAATTATTCTTAGAGTGGCTGCAGGATTTGGTAGCTGCCAATTCCAACCAAGCATCTGAATGTTATCAGTGCTTGGCTGACTGGTGCAGTGAGTTCTTGTGA
- the LOC119584394 gene encoding protein YIPF3-like, whose translation MSHKGHSIVTIESLDSGFEPRTYRQTSPLDYFTDTLLLMRPYFRVANRRLPHRVLSSMAPPLFFPEFRRVYSDLKGPLLIMVSLATILLYGLYSPERTLMWDIAATAKLTVGYWLGLSVLAFLLGYFCQTNLTLPQFLSITGYSLTGHCFVLLIAEVLHQEENHGVFFFLTTVFGGLATGRLVIIILARTPGPAQRLVMCSVLACVNLMHLIYIHFACMRNKFQV comes from the coding sequence ATGTCGCACAAAGGCCACTCAATTGTCACAATAGAGTCCCTGGACTCAGGCTTTGAGCCACGCACATATAGGCAGACATCCCCATTAGATTATTTCACTGACACATTGTTGCTTATGAGACCATACTTCAGGGTGGCCAATCGTAGACTGCCGCATAGAGTCCTGTCATCCATGGCACCCCCTCTGTTTTTCCCAGAGTTCAGACGTGTCTACTCTGACTTGAAAGGCCCACTGTTGATCATGGTGTCCCTGGCCACCATCCTTCTTTATGGCCTCTACAGCCCTGAGCGGACACTAATGTGGGACATAGCAGCAACAGCAAAGCTAACTGTGGGATATTGGCTGGGTCTGTCTGTGTTGGCCTTCCTCCTGGGATACTTTTGCCAGACAAACCTCACGCTGCCACAGTTCCTCTCCATCACGGGTTACAGCCTCACTGGTCACTGCTTTGTGCTGCTCATTGCTGAGGTGCTGCACCAGGAGGAGAACCATggagttttcttctttcttacaaCAGTTTTTGGGGGGCTTGCCACAGGGAGGCTCGTCATTATCATCCTGGCTAGAACGCCTGGGCCCGCACAGCGCCTTGTGATGTGCTCTGTGCTGGCCTGTGTCAATCTCATGCATCTTATCTACATCCACTTTGCTTGCATGAGGAATAAGTTTCaagtttaa
- the LOC119584396 gene encoding FYVE, RhoGEF and PH domain-containing protein 6-like, which translates to MTSGPRQEDESEGEGEPSPSLSFGVRRSLRALFGSLGKGRGRQRKSAPETRWAGDPRDGRKPKPSERPRSQFYVELPSDTTCDSSAPNPQPVIVVTPARAQTLPAGLSPSSMLCLPPVATRPPPLPSVGSHRYRFTLPPSPHARLGDREPGGEGRTCAPGQDLTQGHERRGRRPLRQLGVLVIPESLTETPAYRRRLGLADQDFPLPRSSSDSAMGGEMSKGEEEEEEEISEHTVTAPVHHRYMNVVSELNQVVLKSLSLRRSQGGGDEERLFRASVCDSDSDSENRSTDSDSDGAYVTADNSGIDVNGLSDVWKDNVNGEEVMVSERERDVRDGVLRGKGGVTPEMVSERKDQTRVIPVLCRDPPAGLPVGVEGGDPDTPRRVGCAPPATPCVSVSASESEHEDTPSRPLHPYPDSSPAWFDPNAPTGVPSATNPDPGSSRDVSPAPASASSPATESRSRKVFLIAQEVMTSERVFVDVLRLLNVDFRNFVLAAAVGPRPKAPTVACIPESELNKILNYLPQLQNLNEEILSDLEARITGWERHCKISDVLVRKGPFLKLYSAYIKEFQQQCDYLDECCAKYPLFARALKDFEASERCAKLSLKHYMLKPVQRIPQYRLLLEDYLKKLPEDGEDYVDTQTALAVVANVAAHANDAMKQGTNFMKLLALQDRLGRNATAAASSSAPSASSPGDSSSLSNSGGGGGGTNSTNSRGPSYELVRPGRYLLKEGELMKLCRRGMQPRYFILLSDVLLYTSPMTSGPHGALRLNYELPLEGMRVDTPKAEDFKNEFSVISTSRSFTLQASTAEERDEWIKALREAIEDNASRRSTFLQAKMPTYQQPATSTLGKQAPVWIPDYRVTMCQQCTAEFTLTFRRHHCRACGKVVCDHCSSNRAPLQYKRNQVARVCDTCFEVLQKDFESKYEGSMTLEDTQEARIRRVSSLKAQFKRGIRDSNRNKTRKKVPERLMEVCASDEASQMCGYLRMMVRRSWRRGWFVLKDRVLYEYRAPEDVCALQSFPVLGYAVETTQDREMTEGIDACLVFQLTHCNQPPLVFQADTPHLAEKWIGAMREAVVLT; encoded by the exons ATGACCTCCGGGCCCAGGCAGGAGGACGAGAGCGAGGGCGAAGGTGAgccgtccccctccctttccttcggcGTCCGGAGGTCGCTAAGGGCGCTTTTCGGCTCCCTCGGAAAGGGCAGGGGGCGGCAGCGGAAGTCGGCGCCAGAGACGCGATGGGCCGGGGACCCGCGGGACGGGCGGAAACCAAAGCCGAGCGAGAGACCGCGGAGTCAGTTCTACGTCGAGCTTCCCAGCGACACGACCTGCGACTCGTCCGCTCCGAACCCGCAGCCTGTCATCGTCGTCACGCCCGCGCGCGCCCAGACTCTCCCCGCCGGCCTCTCGCCTTCGTCCATGCTGTGCCTGCCGCCCGTGGCCACGCGCCCGCCGCCGCTGCCGTCCGTGGGGTCCCACCGCTACcgcttcaccctccctccctcgccacacGCCAGGTTGGGTGACAGGGAACCAGGAGGTGAAGGCCGCACATGCGCACCAGGTCAGGACCTCACGCAAGGTCATGAGAGGCGCGGCAGAAGGCCGCTCAGGCAGCTGGGCGTTTTAGTCATACCTGAGTCACTCACTGAGACGCCGGCCTACAGGCGGCGGCTCGGACTCGCCGACCAGGACTTTCCTCTTCCGAGAAGCTCCAGCGATTCCGCCATGGGAGGCGAAATGtccaagggagaggaagaggaggaagaggaaataagtgaACATACTGTGACCGCTCCTGTTCACCACAGATATATGAACGTGGTGTCAGAACTAAATCAGGTTGTGCTAAAATCGCTCAGTTTACGGAGATcgcagggaggaggagatgaagaacgCTTATTTAGAGCAAGTGTTtgtgacagtgatagtgatagtgaaaaCAGAAGTACTGATAGTGACAGTGATGGCGCGTATGTGACAGCTGACAATAGTGGAATAGATGTGAATGGCCTCAGTGATGTTTGgaaagataatgttaatggtgaagAAGTGatggtgagcgagagagagagagacgtaagggATGGTGTAttaagagggaagggaggcgtgACACCCGAGATGGTGAGTGAGAGGAAGGACCAGACCCGCGTGATCCCCGTTCTGTGCCGCGACCCCCCCGCAGGGCTCCCCGTGGGCGTGGAAGGCGGCGACCCTGACACTCCTCGCCGCGTGGGCTGCGCGCCGCCCGCCACCccgtgtgttagtgttagtgctAGTGAGAGTGAGCATGAGGACACCCCGTcccgccccctccacccctaccccgaCTCTTCCCCCGCATGGTTTGACCCCAACGCCCCCACCGGAGTGCCGAGTGCCACTAACCCTGACCCAGGCAGCAGCCGGGACGTCTCTCCGGCTCCTGCCTCGGCGTCCTCCCCCGCCACGGAGAGCCGAAGCAGGAAGGTCTTCCTCATCGCCCAGGAGGTCATGACTTCGGAGCGGGTGTTCGTGGACGTCCTCAGGCTCCTCAACGTGGATTTCCGTAATTTTGTCTTAG cagcagcagtagggcCGCGCCCAAAGGCCCCCACCGTGGCTTGCATTCCAGAATCCGAACTCAATAAAATACTCAACTACCTGCCGCAATTACAGAATCTGAATGAGGAGATCCTGAGCGACCTGGAGGCCCGCATCACAGGCTGGGAAAGACATTGCAAGATCTCCGACGTCCTGGTGAGGAAGGGCCCCTTCCTCAAGCTCTACTCGGCCTACATCAAGGAATTCCAGCAGCAGTGCGACTACCTGGACGAGTGCTGCGCCAAGTACCCTCTCTTCGCCCGCGCCCTCAAGGACTTCGAGGCGTCCGAGCGCTGCGCCAAGCTCAGCCTCAAACACTACATGCTGAAGCCCGTGCAGAGAATCCCCCAGTACCGACTCCTTCTGGAGGACTACCTCAAAAAGCTCCCCGAGGACGGCGAGGACTATGTGGACACGCAGACCGCCCTCGCCGTCGTGGCCAACGTCGCCGCCCACGCCAACGACGCCATGAAGCAGGGG ACCAACTTCATGAAGCTGCTGGCCCTCCAAGACCGCCTCGGCAGGAACGCCACCGCCgcggcctcctcctccgccccctccgcctcctcccccgggGACTCCAGCAGCCTCAGcaacagcggcggcggcggcggcggcaccaACAGCACCAACAGCCGAGGCCCTTCGTACGAGCTGGTCCGGCCCGGCCGCTACCTGCTGAAGGAGGGCGAACTCATGAAGCTGTGTCGGAGAGGCATGCAGCCGCGGTACTTCATCCTG CTATCTGATGTGCTACTTTACACAAGCCCCATGACGAGCGGCCCTCATGGTGCCCTTCGCCTCAACTACGAGCTTCCTCTGGAGGGCATGAGAGTGGACACCCCAAAGGCAGAGGACTTCAAGAATGAGTTCAGTGTCATTTCCACCTCGCGCTCCTTCACGCTGCAAGCCAG CACTGCAGAGGAGCGAGATGAGTGGATCAAAGCATTACGTGAGGCTATAGAGGACAATGCCTCACGTCGCTCTACGTTCCTGCAAGCAAAGATGCCTACTTACCAACAGCCAGCCACCTCCACACTGGGCAAACAG GCTCCTGTCTGGATCCCCGACTACAGAGTGACAATGTGCCAGCAATGCACAGCAGAGTTCACCCTCACTTTCCGCAGACACCACTGCCGTGCTTGTGGGAAG GTTGTGTGTGATCACTGTTCCTCCAACCGAGCTCCACTCCAGTACAAGAGAAACCAGGTGGCCCGAGTGTGCGACACCTGCTTCGAAGTCCTGCAGAAGGACTTTGAGAGCAAGTATGAGGGCTCAATGACTCTTGAAGACACACAGGAGGCAAGGATAAGGAGAGTGTCGAGTCTCAAGGCTCAGTTTAAGAGGGGAATTCGAGATAGCAACAGGAACAAGACCAGGAAGAAGGTGCCTGAAAGGCTGATGGAG GTGTGTGCCAGTGATGAGGCTTCTCAGATGTGCGGTTACCTTAGGATGATGGTCAGGAGGTCATGGCGAAGAGGCTGGTTTGTCCTTAAAGACAGAGTTCTGTACGAGTATAGAGCACCAGAAGATGTGTGTGCATTGCAGAGCTTTCCTGTCTTAGGGTATGCAGTGGAAACAACACAG GATCGAGAGATGACAGAAGGAATCGACGCTTGTTTAGTCTTCCAGCTGACACATTGCAACCAGCCTCCCCTCGTCTTCCAAGCTGACACTCCGCACTTAGCCGAGAA GTGGATAGGAGCGATGAGGGAAGCTGTTGTCCTGACCTGA